The genomic window TCGCTTAGATTTATTTTATCGATTAAATGTGATTCCTATTGTTCTTCCTCCATTAAGAGATCGTGAAGAGGATGTGCTATTATGTGCAGAATTTATTATAGAAAAATTGTGTAAAAGGTCTAATCAAGAAAGGAAAAAACTTTCTGAGCATGTAAAGGAATTTTTTCTAAAGTATTCATGGCCAGGCAATATAAGAGAACTAGAAAATGTTTTAGAGCATGCAATATGTTTTTGTGAAGGGAAATATATTACCTTAAAACATTTACCTGTGTATTTTTTAGAGAATATACAAAATCAAAAAGTTGGTATCTCAGAAGAGTTTTATGATTTTCATTCATTTCCTATAGGAGAGAACAAGACGTTAGAGCAATTAAAAACAGAATTTGAAAAGTTCGTAATTCAAGAGATGATACAGATTCATGGAAATACACTTGACGGAAAAAAAGCAGTAGCAAAAAGGTTAAACATTGGCTTGACTACACTTTATCGAAAATTAAATCAAACTTGATAAAATTTTTCATAAGTGAAAAATATTTTTCATATATTGAAAATTTTTAGAGAAAAATATATTTTTTCTTCTTCCTTCTTTTCCATTTATGATTGCAATTTAAAGGATTTTCTAAGCTTTCTTGAAGGATAAAAAATTTATTATCTGATGGTATAAAAGTTGCAAAGATTATAAATAGAAAATATAAGTAAAAAAATAGAAGGGAGAAGGGAGTATGGAATCATTAAAAGAGGAAATATGGATAGAGTTATCAAAGATATTAGAAGAAGGAGTAAAACCAGCGTTAGGGTGTACCGAACCTGTAGCGGTAGGTTTAGCAGTATCCAAGGCTTTTCAAGTTATTCAGGGAAATGTGAAAAAGATAAAGGTAACCCTTAGTCCTAATATTTTTAAAAATGGAATGAGGGTAGGAATTCCAGGGACTCATGAAAAAGGACTTGTATTTGCTACCGCTCTTGGAATTACATGTGGGGATCCCCAATTGGAGTTAGAAGTATTTCAAAGGGTAAATTCTAAAGCAATTTGTGAGGCTGATGAACTTATAAAAAGAGAATGTATTGATATTACTATTGAATATCATAAAGGAAGTTTTTATATAGAAGCAGAAGTAATAACAGACAAAGGAAATGGTTTATGTGTAATTAAAGATTCTCATACGAATATTGTATTAGTAAAGGCAAATGAAAGGATCCTTTTTTCTAAAGACAATAGAAAAAATAGTGAGAAAGAAAATAGAGAAACTATTCTAAAGGGATTACCCTTGAAAGAAATACAAGATTTTGTAGAAAATGTGCCTCTTTCTCAAATAGAATTTTTATTGGAAGGGGCAAAGATGAATTTAGAAATTGCTCAAGTAGGTCTTAAAAATAGACCAGGAGCAGGGATAGGAGCAGCTCTTAATAAGTTGGCTTTAAACCATAAAATAAAA from Garciella nitratireducens DSM 15102 includes these protein-coding regions:
- a CDS encoding serine dehydratase subunit alpha family protein: MESLKEEIWIELSKILEEGVKPALGCTEPVAVGLAVSKAFQVIQGNVKKIKVTLSPNIFKNGMRVGIPGTHEKGLVFATALGITCGDPQLELEVFQRVNSKAICEADELIKRECIDITIEYHKGSFYIEAEVITDKGNGLCVIKDSHTNIVLVKANERILFSKDNRKNSEKENRETILKGLPLKEIQDFVENVPLSQIEFLLEGAKMNLEIAQVGLKNRPGAGIGAALNKLALNHKIKMDMPNRARILTSAACDARMAGIKMPVMTTSGSGNQGLTAIIPLTVVCKYLQVEDEKLARALAFSHLTTAYIKTFIGKLSPICGCAVAAGIGACAAITWVLGGNSQQIGGAIKNMAGSLVGMICDGAKGGCAFKISTAAAESIIQAELAMENVFIDDLDGIISSEVEKTIKNLGKFCTYGMKDADKVMIEIMLENK